The genome window TTTTCATAACCTAGCTCTAATGCCATTTCTTGTTCTAACATCTCTTGTAGTATATCTTTGAACATATCTCTTAGATAGCTACTTATATCTCCAGATTTTATAAATTCTCCATCTGATATAATTTCTTTGACTAATTGTTTTCTTAAAGTATTCATAAAAAATCTCCTTTACGACATTTGATTATATTTAAATCATTGCCATAAAGAAGATTTTTATTAACCTTGAAGCACAAATTATTTTACATTACCGAGTTTTCTTAAAGGGTTTTGTTTTTTTATTCTTTTTAAATGCATTTCTTATCATTCCAAAATAATTGAATAGAAGTTTCTTTTTCTACATATTTAGCTTTATTACCATTTATTGATATATTTTCGACCTTAGCATTTTCTGTATCAATAATATAATATCTAAGGTAAAATTAAATATTTTAGATATACTATTATTTTTTGACTACAATACTAAAGTAAAATTTACCGACTTTGCATTATGCTTATTATCTGATACTTTAAACTATAATTTCCATACCATCATAGGCAAAATAAATATTATCAAGTTTCTTTTCTAATTCACTGTAATAACCGTATGATTTTCCCCACATTTCATCAATATGTGTAACTATAACCTTTTTAATTCTGTAATAATTTTTAATTTCTATAACTTCATCTAAAGTAAATATTTCATCTTTGAATGGTGCGTCTTTAAGCTTCGTTCCATCGTTTAATATGCCATCATCAGAAACTAAACTGATTATTAAAACATCTGCATCAAAGTACATATCATTATGAGTAAATGGTTTTGGATTGCAACAAGCGTATATAACCTTTTTATCATTCTCTCTGATAACATAGAAGGTTATATTCCTATCTCGGTTGTTGTTAAACAAATCAATATCAAAATTATCTATCTTTATATGAGAAGTTTCATTAACAGAAATGCAGTGTAGAACATCCCCATAATATTTAAGACAATCAAGGTTCATTCGATTTATATCTTCAATCACTTCAGGCAACGCATAAAATTCAATAGGAGTATTTTTATCTGCAATAAAGTCATAGCCAATTTTTTCGACAATTCTAATGCCTTTAACATGGTCTGGGTCATGGTGAGAAATCGAAAGGTGTTTTACTTGTGATATTTTTTGCCTGTTGCAAGCCACTGCAATATCTTCAGGTGTGTCTATCAACATTTTTATATCATCAATATATAGGCTTGGACCTAATCTTTCATATCTTCCACCTTTTTGCCTGGCTTCCTCACATATTTTGCATTTACAAAATGAACTTGGAATAATTGACATACCACCACTACCAATAATTTTTAATTTCAAAGCTATCATACCTCCTTATTAAAATGTTAGATTATATGAATAATCTACAATTAAAACTTCCTAACAAAATTTTGATTTAGTAGATTATATCACGTATAAACGTGAAAGAACAGAAATATATAAATAATCTTAAAAATATATTAATATAATGTACATAAAAAATATCATAAATATATGATAAGATAAATACAATGGCAACATTTTATTAATTTTTTGGGTTTTTATATATTTAGGTACTGGGGTGATATAGTTGAACCAAGAGATATTTTTTAAAGTGATGAATGAAATACTGGAAAATATTGATGAAGGAGTACATTTTGTTAATAAAGAAGGGAAAACTATAATCTACAATGATTCTGTACAAAAAATGGAAAAAATGAACAGGCATGATATTTTAACTAATTCATTTTTTGATATAGTAAAGAAAATGAAAATAAATAGAAGTACACTAGTAGAAGTTTTGGAAAAAAGGGAAATTATCAAAGACAACATTCAAAAATATCTAGATAAAAATGGAAAAGAGATAACAGCAATTAATACTACAATACCAATTCATGTTAAAGGAGAATTTGTAGGAGCACTTGAAATATCAAAGAATATGACAACCATAGAAAATTTACTAAATAGAAATTATAAAAAAAATTTAATCAATAAAGTTAATAGCAGACAAAAGAAGGGCTATGAATTTGATGATATTTTAGGAGAAAGTAATCTCATTAAAGAGGCAATAGCAAAATCTAAGAAAGCTTGTAAGTCTGATGCTTCAGTATTTATATATGGAGAAACTGGAACGGGTAAAGAGTTATTTAGCCAGTCCATCCACTATGGAAGTAATAGAAAAAATTATCCGTTTATAGCACAAAATTGTGCAGCTTTACCAGAATCATTATTCGAAGGCATACTATTTGGAACTAGCAAGGGGGGATTTACAGGGGCAATAGATAGGCCAGGCTTATTTGAACAAGCTAACAAAGGGACTTTATTACTGGATGAAATAAATTCCATGCCTATTATGTTACAGGCTAAATTACTGAGGGTTTTACAAGAAGGTTATGTAAGAAGGGTTGGAGGAACTAAGGATATACCTATAGATGTAAGAATTATTGCAACAACAAATGAAAGTCCAAAGGTCATTTTAAATGAGCATAAAATAAGAAAAGATTTGTATTATAGGCTTAACATAATTCATATAAAAATTCCTCCTCTTAGAGATAGAAAAGAGGATATATCTCTATTGTGCAAAAAATTTATTTCAAAGTATAATAAAAAGTTAAATAAAAAGGTGATAGGTATTTCAGATGAAGCTATCAGAATTTTAGAAAATTATGACTGGCAAGGTAACGTAAGAGAGCTGGAAAACATAATTTATTGTACTATGAGTATGATGGAAGACGAGATACAAATAGAAACAAGTATGATTAATCTAAATGACTATTACAATATTAAAGAGAATAAAGAGAGTAACAATTATTCTTTAAATGATTTAGGGAAGAAGACACTTAATAATATTCTTAGTGAGATAGAAGAAAAGTATATATATGAATCATTAGAAAAAACATCGTACAATATAACTAAAGCTGCATCAATTTTAGGTATGAATAGGCAAAATTTACAGTATAAAATAAAAAAATATAATATCAAATATTATAAATAAAACAAAAAAGTAAAATAGAAGTAAAATAAAAAGCAAAATAAAGGAGCAAAATTATTATAAAAGAGCAAAATATTTTGCTCTTTTTTTATTTGTTAGAAGAAATATTATTTTTTATTTATGAAAATACATAACAAAATAATTATAATTTCAACGTTCCAATAAATATTTAGTTTAATTTTAAAGTTGGCATGATTTATGCTTTAAATAATTGTTAAGAATATATAAATTTTTAGGAGGGTGTATATATGAGAAAAGTAAGAGTTGGAATATGGGGATTTGGAGCTATGGGAATAGGTATGGCTAATATGATTCTAAAAAAAGAAGGTATAGAAATAGTATCTGTTTGTAGTAGAAGTACTTCAGGTAAAAGTATGTATGACGTTTTAGGTATTGAAAGAGGAGAAAGACCAGAAGTTATTATCAATGGAAATTATGAAGAAGTTTTTAGAGAAAAAAGCGTGGATGTTGTTTTGTTAGCAACGGATTCATTTACTAAAAAGGCTTTTGATAAAATAATGTTCTTATTAAATAGAAAAATAAATGTTATATCAACAGCAGAACAAATGGCATATCCACAAGCTGATGATGCAGATTTAGCTAAAAAAATGGATGAAGTTGCAAAGGAGAATGGAGTAAGCATACTTGGAACAGGAATAAATCCAGGTTTTGTATTAGATTTATTAGTATTAGCACTTTCAGGAACTTGTGAGGAAGTTACTAGTATAAAAGCCAAGAGAGTAAATGATTTATCACCATTTGGAAAATCTGTTATGGTAGAACAAGGCGTTGGAGTAACAAAAGAGGCGTTTATAAAAGGTGTAGAAAATAATACTATAGCAGGTCATGTAGGGTTTGTGGAATCAATAAATATGATAGCTGATGGATTAGGATGGAAACTAGACAAGATAGAACAAACAAAAGAGCCAATAATGACTACAGTAGATAGAAAATCTAAGTACGGAGAGGCATTGGCTGGAAATGTTGCTGGTTGTAGACAATGTGGATATGGATACGTAAACGGAGAAGTTTTAATTGAAATGGAGCATCCACAACAGATAATACCTGAAGCAGAAGGCATTAAAACAGGAGACTATGTATCAATAAAAGGTATACCAAACATTGATTTACAAATAAATCCTGAAATACCTGGAGGAATAGGTACTTATGCAATGATAGTAAACTCTATTCCATTAATAATAAATGCTAGACCAGGTCTTAAAACTATGTTGGATATACCAGTACCTAGAGCAATAATGGGAGATGTAAGAAATCAGATAGAAGTTGAATTAGAGGAAGAATCAAAGTCTAATTAGTAAAATAACAGTTAGCTAATTAGTAAAATAATAGTTAATTAACAAAATAACAGTAAACTGATTAGTAAAATAATAGTTAATTAATAAGGGGATGAAAAAATGGATGCTAAAATTAATGATTGGGTTATTATACACAATATAGTGTTGACTCCAGAAGAAAGAGCTCCACAAGTTCCAGAGGATACTAAAAAAGTATCCTTAGAAATGTGGGTTAAAGGATTTATACAAAATGATGCCTCTATAGGTGATTTAGTAGAAGTTAAAACAATTACAGGCAGACTTGTAAAAGGCAATTTACTTAAAGTAAATCCATATTATACTCATGATTATGGTAAATGTATACCAGAGTTACTCCAAATAGGAATACAAGCTAAAGAAATATTATTTGGAGGTGTATATAATGAATAATACAGCATCAATGAGAGATATGAGTTATCAAGCTGTTATGGGAAGAAATAATGAAATAATGAAAAATGCAATTGGGATTGATTACTCTTCCTTTGAACAAGAAGGAATAGGATTTGATTATGAAAAAATGATGAGTGAAACAGGATATACATTACAAGATATTGAAGTAATTCAATCCCAGTATGCTGTTGGAAATACACCTATAATAGAACTTAAAAATTTGACTAAGTTAGCTAGAAAATGTGCTCCAGATGGTAAGGGTGCTAGAATATTTGTAAAAGATGAAGCAATGAATGCATCTGGTAGTTTTAAAGCAAGAAGGGCAGCCACTGCAGTATACCATGCCAAAAAAATGGGATATAAAGGTGTGATAGCAGCTACTAGTGGAAATTATGGTGCAGCTGTAGCATCTCAAGCGGCAATGCAAGGTTTAAAATGCATAATAGTGCAGGAATGTTATGATTCTAATGGTGTAGGTCAACCTGAAATTATAGAAAAAGCAAGAAAATGTGAGGCATATGGAGCAGAAGTTGTTCAATTAACTGTTGGACCAGAATTATTTTATACATTCTTAGTCTTATTAGAAGAAACAGGATATTTTAATGCGTCATTATATTCACCATTTGGGATTGCAGGTGTAGAAACTTTAGGGTATGAGTTAGCTATTCAATTTAGAGAAAAATATAAAAAAGACCCTGATGTAGTTGTTTGCACAAATGCAGGTGGAGGTAATCTCACTGGAACTGCAAGGGGATTGATAAAAGCTGGTTCTCTTAACACTAAAGTAGTAGGAGCAAGTGTCGATTTAAAAGGATTGCATATGGCTAGTGATAATCAATTTAATAAAAAATCATTTACAACAGGGCATACAGGTTTTGGTATACCATTTTGTACGTGGCCTGATAGATCAGATGTACCTAGGTCTGCAGCTAGACCACTTAGATATATGGACAGATACGTGTTAGTAAAACAAGGAGAGGTTTTTTATACAACTGAATTATTGGCACAGTTAGAAGGTATAGAAAGAGGTCCTGCAGGAAATACATCTTTAGCAGCAGCATTCTCTTTAGCTCAAGAATTAGATGAAGATAAAATTATAGTAGTACAAGAAACAGAATATACAGGTGCAGGTAAACACATATGTCCACAACTTACTTTTGCAAGAGAAAATGGAATAGATATAAAATTTGGAAATCCAAGAGAAGAAATTGCAGGAGTAAACTTAATATTACCAGAAAGACCAGAATTATTGAAATGTGTTGATGTTGACATGAATAAAATAAGAAAATCATTTATAAAAAATTGTATATCTAACAATCACATTGATAATGTTGATAGTTTAAGTAATCAAGATATAGAATTTTTAATGGAAGAAGTAAAAAGTTCAAGAGATTTTGTTGCTGATGTTTTAAATAATTTATAATAATTACTGTTTTTTAATTTAAC of Clostridioides sp. ES-S-0054-01 contains these proteins:
- a CDS encoding metallohydrolase encodes the protein MKLKIIGSGGMSIIPSSFCKCKICEEARQKGGRYERLGPSLYIDDIKMLIDTPEDIAVACNRQKISQVKHLSISHHDPDHVKGIRIVEKIGYDFIADKNTPIEFYALPEVIEDINRMNLDCLKYYGDVLHCISVNETSHIKIDNFDIDLFNNNRDRNITFYVIRENDKKVIYACCNPKPFTHNDMYFDADVLIISLVSDDGILNDGTKLKDAPFKDEIFTLDEVIEIKNYYRIKKVIVTHIDEMWGKSYGYYSELEKKLDNIYFAYDGMEIIV
- a CDS encoding sigma 54-interacting transcriptional regulator, which gives rise to MNEILENIDEGVHFVNKEGKTIIYNDSVQKMEKMNRHDILTNSFFDIVKKMKINRSTLVEVLEKREIIKDNIQKYLDKNGKEITAINTTIPIHVKGEFVGALEISKNMTTIENLLNRNYKKNLINKVNSRQKKGYEFDDILGESNLIKEAIAKSKKACKSDASVFIYGETGTGKELFSQSIHYGSNRKNYPFIAQNCAALPESLFEGILFGTSKGGFTGAIDRPGLFEQANKGTLLLDEINSMPIMLQAKLLRVLQEGYVRRVGGTKDIPIDVRIIATTNESPKVILNEHKIRKDLYYRLNIIHIKIPPLRDRKEDISLLCKKFISKYNKKLNKKVIGISDEAIRILENYDWQGNVRELENIIYCTMSMMEDEIQIETSMINLNDYYNIKENKESNNYSLNDLGKKTLNNILSEIEEKYIYESLEKTSYNITKAASILGMNRQNLQYKIKKYNIKYYK
- a CDS encoding NADP-binding protein, yielding MRKVRVGIWGFGAMGIGMANMILKKEGIEIVSVCSRSTSGKSMYDVLGIERGERPEVIINGNYEEVFREKSVDVVLLATDSFTKKAFDKIMFLLNRKINVISTAEQMAYPQADDADLAKKMDEVAKENGVSILGTGINPGFVLDLLVLALSGTCEEVTSIKAKRVNDLSPFGKSVMVEQGVGVTKEAFIKGVENNTIAGHVGFVESINMIADGLGWKLDKIEQTKEPIMTTVDRKSKYGEALAGNVAGCRQCGYGYVNGEVLIEMEHPQQIIPEAEGIKTGDYVSIKGIPNIDLQINPEIPGGIGTYAMIVNSIPLIINARPGLKTMLDIPVPRAIMGDVRNQIEVELEEESKSN
- a CDS encoding 2-amino-4-ketopentanoate thiolase, whose translation is MDAKINDWVIIHNIVLTPEERAPQVPEDTKKVSLEMWVKGFIQNDASIGDLVEVKTITGRLVKGNLLKVNPYYTHDYGKCIPELLQIGIQAKEILFGGVYNE
- a CDS encoding PLP-dependent lyase/thiolase codes for the protein MNNTASMRDMSYQAVMGRNNEIMKNAIGIDYSSFEQEGIGFDYEKMMSETGYTLQDIEVIQSQYAVGNTPIIELKNLTKLARKCAPDGKGARIFVKDEAMNASGSFKARRAATAVYHAKKMGYKGVIAATSGNYGAAVASQAAMQGLKCIIVQECYDSNGVGQPEIIEKARKCEAYGAEVVQLTVGPELFYTFLVLLEETGYFNASLYSPFGIAGVETLGYELAIQFREKYKKDPDVVVCTNAGGGNLTGTARGLIKAGSLNTKVVGASVDLKGLHMASDNQFNKKSFTTGHTGFGIPFCTWPDRSDVPRSAARPLRYMDRYVLVKQGEVFYTTELLAQLEGIERGPAGNTSLAAAFSLAQELDEDKIIVVQETEYTGAGKHICPQLTFARENGIDIKFGNPREEIAGVNLILPERPELLKCVDVDMNKIRKSFIKNCISNNHIDNVDSLSNQDIEFLMEEVKSSRDFVADVLNNL